A window of Metabacillus sp. B2-18 contains these coding sequences:
- a CDS encoding FAD binding domain-containing protein → MNVEQHSTPLKSEIVVEHPISVEDAIKLKVLFEGEYVAGGTLHQIQWESGVPFPSRLINLSCIEQLKKVRYEKINDENILAIGALTTIAECIKHPEIVEHCPLLTEACRNIAAPAVRNRATIGGNVASGIGDSIPALLVLDAKVKIVLKDQIYMIDLATWLKEKESYPFLLLEILIPLQANKTKSFYRKVGRREAFTASLVTVSCCFSKCDHNEFSFVRIAVGGGTHFPIRFQKLEQLLTGSGSHITREIIYKTILEEFHSYSDAFVTESYRKKVTANILSEKLETILREE, encoded by the coding sequence ATGAATGTAGAACAACACTCAACTCCATTGAAATCAGAAATCGTCGTTGAACATCCAATATCAGTTGAAGATGCTATAAAACTGAAAGTACTTTTTGAAGGTGAGTACGTAGCTGGGGGGACGCTTCATCAAATTCAGTGGGAATCAGGTGTTCCCTTTCCTTCAAGACTAATTAATCTTTCCTGTATTGAACAATTAAAAAAAGTTAGATATGAAAAAATAAATGACGAGAATATTTTAGCAATCGGTGCACTTACCACGATTGCAGAGTGTATCAAGCATCCTGAGATAGTAGAACACTGTCCATTATTAACTGAAGCTTGTAGAAACATAGCTGCACCTGCTGTTCGGAATCGTGCAACAATAGGAGGAAATGTAGCAAGTGGAATTGGTGACAGCATTCCAGCCCTTCTTGTGTTAGATGCAAAGGTGAAAATAGTGCTAAAAGACCAGATATATATGATTGATTTAGCAACCTGGTTAAAAGAAAAAGAATCATACCCTTTTTTGCTTCTTGAAATTTTAATTCCTCTTCAAGCTAATAAAACAAAAAGCTTTTATCGAAAGGTTGGAAGAAGAGAAGCCTTTACAGCATCTTTAGTAACGGTAAGTTGTTGTTTTAGCAAGTGTGATCATAATGAATTTTCATTTGTTCGCATAGCTGTCGGAGGAGGAACACATTTTCCTATTAGATTCCAAAAACTTGAACAGCTCTTAACCGGCAGTGGATCTCACATAACAAGAGAAATCATATACAAAACAATTTTAGAAGAATTTCACTCATATTCGGATGCCTTTGTAACAGAGTCGTATCGGAAGAAGGTTACAGCAAACATTCTTTCAGAAAAATTAGAAACCATCCTAAGGGAGGAATAA
- a CDS encoding nucleotidyltransferase family protein has product MYNENIVGIYLAAGHSSRMGTCKLSLPLAGGPLGTMALKEIVKSKLNHLVIVTKDFQPTWLRTIEPYLTNSIHWEQIISLQAHLGQSYSLRTGIQRAKQVGADAVIIFLADQPFITSQLIDKLISRTSNEHDFIASFDGVSIKPPILFQKNGFDSLLKINGDQGARSFLKTGMLRGLKINIDYNQLIDIDTLEQYETYKQIVSPQLS; this is encoded by the coding sequence ATGTATAACGAAAACATCGTGGGCATTTACTTGGCAGCAGGTCACAGCTCACGTATGGGTACTTGTAAATTATCATTGCCTTTAGCGGGAGGTCCCCTTGGAACGATGGCATTAAAGGAAATTGTTAAATCAAAGCTTAATCATTTAGTTATTGTCACAAAAGACTTTCAACCAACCTGGCTTCGAACGATTGAACCCTATCTTACTAATTCTATTCATTGGGAACAAATTATCAGCTTGCAAGCACATCTCGGTCAATCATATTCACTTCGAACAGGTATTCAAAGAGCAAAGCAAGTAGGAGCAGATGCCGTTATCATTTTTTTAGCGGACCAACCGTTTATTACTTCACAATTGATAGACAAATTAATAAGTCGAACATCAAATGAACATGATTTTATCGCCTCTTTCGATGGGGTTTCCATAAAACCACCAATCTTATTTCAAAAGAATGGATTTGATTCTTTATTAAAAATAAACGGTGATCAAGGGGCAAGAAGCTTTCTGAAAACGGGAATGTTAAGAGGTTTAAAAATAAATATAGATTATAACCAATTAATAGATATTGATACACTTGAACAGTATGAGACATATAAACAAATAGTAAGTCCCCAACTTAGCTAA
- a CDS encoding XdhC family protein, with the protein MGTDIYEILDTISESSQEMVLATIVNVDGSSYKKAGSTMLFHEDGVQTGLLSGGCLEEDLQERCKDYFHKKSSELITYDLTAEDDLSWGQGVGCNGTIEVLIESITPQLLSHLKKVRELVNHGISVTYIKQLSLEGDVCGYLFYTENAEYFGQWKGVFPKKEKWHSKTMRMEDDYLHFKQEIQARPRLFIYGAGADARPLAQLAQQSGYGVIVADWRPAYCHKDYFPQATETVVLSPEEFLSSYTFTTLDSIVLMTHHFQKDLELVKDLLKKQLSYLGILGSKDRAQRLLQGKKVQDWVHSPAGLSIGAEGPHEIAVSIVAELIKQKTRRCVNV; encoded by the coding sequence ATGGGTACCGACATTTATGAAATCCTCGACACCATTTCAGAATCCTCACAGGAAATGGTTTTAGCAACGATTGTTAATGTGGATGGCTCTTCGTATAAAAAGGCTGGATCCACTATGCTTTTTCATGAAGATGGAGTTCAAACAGGATTGTTAAGTGGAGGGTGCTTGGAAGAAGATTTACAAGAAAGATGTAAAGATTATTTTCATAAGAAGAGCTCTGAATTGATTACGTATGATTTAACAGCAGAAGATGACTTGTCTTGGGGACAGGGGGTTGGATGTAACGGGACAATAGAAGTGTTAATAGAATCAATAACCCCACAATTGTTGTCGCACTTAAAAAAAGTAAGAGAGCTTGTTAATCACGGTATATCCGTCACATACATTAAACAACTATCTCTTGAAGGTGATGTTTGCGGCTATCTCTTTTATACAGAAAATGCTGAGTATTTTGGACAATGGAAAGGAGTTTTTCCAAAAAAAGAGAAATGGCATTCAAAAACAATGAGAATGGAGGATGACTATCTCCATTTTAAACAAGAAATTCAAGCAAGACCTAGACTATTTATCTATGGAGCAGGAGCTGATGCTAGACCTCTTGCACAACTTGCTCAACAATCAGGCTATGGAGTCATTGTTGCAGATTGGAGACCAGCCTATTGTCACAAAGATTATTTTCCTCAAGCAACCGAAACCGTTGTTTTATCTCCTGAAGAATTTTTGTCTAGCTATACGTTTACAACCTTAGACTCAATTGTGTTAATGACACATCACTTTCAAAAAGATCTCGAGTTAGTGAAGGACTTACTAAAAAAACAACTATCATACTTAGGAATTTTAGGCTCGAAAGATCGAGCGCAAAGGTTGCTACAAGGAAAAAAGGTTCAAGATTGGGTACATTCACCTGCTGGTTTATCAATAGGGGCTGAAGGACCACATGAAATTGCTGTTAGCATTGTTGCTGAATTAATAAAACAGAAAACAAGGAGGTGTGTAAATGTATAA
- a CDS encoding Cof-type HAD-IIB family hydrolase — MTYKMIVLDLDDTLLCDDHTISSRTKEALMKAQEQGVKVVLASGRPTFGMRDYANELLLHKFGSYILSFNGGKIINCSSNEEMFSSTLSAESVHQLFDISRRENVFIHTYIGDEIITMDENPFTKKESTLTGLPIKMVSDFVQSVTVPVVKTLMVAEPDVLKVVEKKLQEELDEHFSIMRSKPYFLEFTEKGVTKGTSLNQLIQRCGIKQEEVIAIGDSYNDISMIEFAGLGVAMGNAPQEIKDLANFVADTNMNDGVAKVVDEFILNVTV; from the coding sequence ATGACATATAAAATGATTGTATTAGATTTGGATGATACGTTGTTATGTGACGATCATACAATATCATCTCGTACAAAAGAGGCATTAATGAAAGCGCAAGAACAAGGTGTAAAGGTGGTTTTAGCATCAGGTCGTCCTACTTTTGGAATGAGAGACTATGCAAATGAATTGCTGCTACATAAGTTTGGAAGCTATATTCTATCTTTTAATGGTGGGAAAATCATAAATTGCTCATCAAATGAAGAAATGTTCAGCAGTACATTAAGTGCAGAGTCTGTTCATCAATTGTTTGATATAAGCCGTCGTGAAAATGTATTTATTCATACATATATAGGTGATGAAATTATTACGATGGATGAAAATCCTTTCACGAAAAAAGAATCTACTTTAACCGGATTACCTATTAAGATGGTATCAGACTTTGTACAGTCAGTAACTGTGCCAGTAGTAAAAACATTAATGGTAGCGGAGCCGGATGTACTTAAGGTTGTTGAAAAGAAGTTACAAGAAGAGTTAGACGAACATTTTTCAATTATGCGCTCAAAGCCGTATTTCCTGGAGTTTACTGAAAAAGGTGTTACAAAGGGAACGAGCTTAAATCAACTAATTCAAAGATGTGGCATTAAACAGGAAGAAGTTATTGCTATTGGTGACAGTTATAATGATATATCCATGATTGAGTTTGCAGGCCTTGGAGTTGCCATGGGAAATGCTCCTCAAGAAATAAAAGATCTGGCAAATTTTGTTGCAGATACGAATATGAATGATGGAGTCGCAAAGGTAGTAGATGAATTTATTTTAAATGTTACTGTTTAA
- a CDS encoding IS1182 family transposase — protein sequence MIQQQQTMMFSPYVALYDIVVPQDNMLRRIKDLIDFSFIYEELKDKYCLDNGRNAIDPIRMFKYLFLKTIHDVSDVDIIERSKYDMSFKYFLDMAPEEAVIDSSSLTKFRKLRLKDMNLLDMLINKTVEIAIEKEIIKSKSIIVDATHTKARYNQMTPKEILMERSKNLRKAIYKINESMKKKFPVKPNNDLLEDEITYSQELIEVIEKEESLLEYPKVKEHLNLLKEAVADDIEQLQSMNDLDAKVGHKAADSSFFGYKTHLAMSEERIITAATITTGEKNDGKELQTLVEKSIDAGMEIETVIGDTAYSEKDNIQYSKENGIKLVSKLNPSITQGTRKKEDEFEFNKDAGMYVCKAGHMAVRKARQGKKGVGKNQVDTYYFNVEKCKRCPFREGCYKEGAKSKTYSVSLKSDQHSSQAQFQKSVYFKEKSKERYKIEAKNSELKHRHGYNVAKSSGLISMELQGAMAIFTVNIKRILKLLGEN from the coding sequence ATGATACAACAACAACAAACAATGATGTTTAGTCCATATGTGGCTCTATATGATATCGTCGTTCCTCAGGATAATATGTTACGAAGAATTAAGGATCTAATTGACTTTTCTTTTATTTACGAAGAATTAAAGGATAAATATTGTCTAGATAATGGGCGGAATGCGATAGATCCTATTCGCATGTTTAAATATTTGTTTTTGAAAACCATTCATGATGTTTCAGATGTTGATATTATCGAGCGTTCAAAATATGATATGTCCTTCAAATATTTTTTGGATATGGCTCCGGAGGAAGCCGTTATTGATTCAAGTTCTTTGACAAAGTTTCGTAAGCTTAGGTTAAAAGACATGAACTTATTAGACATGCTTATCAATAAGACAGTGGAGATTGCCATTGAGAAAGAGATTATTAAAAGCAAGTCCATTATTGTAGATGCCACCCATACAAAGGCGAGATATAATCAAATGACTCCAAAAGAAATACTAATGGAGCGCTCCAAAAACCTCAGAAAAGCAATTTATAAAATTAACGAGAGTATGAAGAAGAAATTCCCCGTAAAGCCAAACAATGATCTACTTGAAGATGAGATTACTTATTCCCAAGAGCTCATTGAAGTGATTGAAAAGGAAGAAAGCCTTTTAGAGTATCCAAAAGTCAAGGAACATCTTAATCTCCTGAAAGAAGCCGTTGCAGATGATATCGAACAGCTACAGTCCATGAATGATCTAGATGCCAAAGTCGGACACAAAGCAGCTGACTCATCATTCTTTGGCTATAAAACTCATCTGGCGATGAGTGAAGAGCGAATTATTACAGCCGCAACGATTACAACCGGAGAAAAAAATGATGGAAAAGAGCTACAGACACTTGTTGAGAAAAGTATAGATGCAGGAATGGAAATTGAAACGGTTATTGGGGATACTGCGTATTCTGAGAAAGACAACATTCAATATAGTAAGGAAAATGGAATTAAACTGGTCTCAAAATTAAATCCTTCCATAACTCAGGGTACCCGAAAAAAAGAGGATGAATTTGAATTCAATAAGGATGCGGGCATGTATGTCTGCAAGGCAGGGCATATGGCTGTACGGAAAGCTAGGCAAGGTAAAAAAGGAGTAGGCAAAAACCAAGTTGATACCTACTATTTTAATGTTGAAAAATGCAAGAGATGTCCTTTCAGAGAAGGGTGCTACAAAGAGGGAGCCAAAAGTAAAACATATTCTGTTTCCCTTAAGTCTGATCAACATTCATCCCAAGCACAATTCCAGAAAAGTGTATATTTTAAGGAAAAGTCTAAAGAGCGTTATAAAATTGAAGCGAAAAATAGTGAATTAAAACACAGACACGGGTATAATGTGGCAAAATCCTCGGGTCTAATTAGCATGGAGTTGCAAGGCGCCATGGCTATATTTACGGTAAACATTAAAAGAATTCTAAAGCTACTAGGGGAAAATTAG
- a CDS encoding VanW family protein, protein MRKKYVSTLIFLFMMTGCSSNVVNGNEKDEPLPVKSLAMNSFQLAEKQVEFQVQLLHPETQKILYSFSPSLNQKSEAYEEEVRLIANDLAESLDQPMIPVKYTSNGGLTEGTSRVLLDEEKLVDMLLNVHALDKTLDLPIEVMSPNVSAETVKNIDEVVIGHYKTSFNPNVTGRSQNIFLSANEINQIVLGPGDRFYFNLVVGERTAAKGYQKAKEIVDKEFVEGIGGGICQTSSTLYNAVANAGLEVLEVNSHSRSVGYVPTGKDATVSWGGPDFKFMNNKDFPVMIKTFVNKQSGTIEVQVVASKDDASKV, encoded by the coding sequence ATGCGTAAGAAATATGTTTCAACGTTGATTTTCTTGTTCATGATGACGGGTTGTAGTTCGAATGTAGTTAATGGCAATGAAAAAGATGAACCTTTACCAGTGAAGAGCTTGGCAATGAATAGTTTTCAATTAGCAGAGAAACAAGTGGAATTTCAAGTTCAATTGCTACATCCTGAAACACAAAAAATATTATATTCCTTTTCACCTTCACTAAATCAAAAGTCGGAAGCTTATGAGGAAGAAGTAAGGCTTATTGCGAATGATTTAGCTGAGAGTCTTGATCAACCGATGATACCAGTGAAGTATACGAGCAACGGTGGTTTAACAGAAGGAACAAGTCGTGTTCTATTAGATGAAGAAAAATTAGTTGATATGTTATTGAATGTTCATGCGCTTGATAAAACATTAGATCTACCTATAGAAGTGATGTCGCCGAATGTATCAGCAGAAACTGTAAAAAATATTGACGAAGTAGTTATTGGCCATTATAAAACATCTTTTAATCCTAACGTAACAGGTCGCTCACAAAATATATTTTTATCAGCAAATGAGATTAATCAAATTGTATTGGGTCCAGGCGATCGCTTTTATTTTAATTTAGTTGTTGGTGAACGTACTGCAGCAAAAGGTTATCAAAAAGCAAAAGAAATTGTAGATAAAGAATTTGTTGAAGGAATCGGTGGGGGAATTTGTCAAACTTCCTCTACTTTATATAATGCAGTTGCAAATGCAGGATTGGAAGTTTTAGAAGTTAACTCACACTCAAGATCTGTTGGGTATGTTCCTACCGGGAAGGATGCAACAGTGTCCTGGGGAGGTCCAGATTTTAAATTTATGAATAACAAAGACTTCCCAGTTATGATTAAAACATTTGTGAATAAACAGTCTGGAACAATAGAGGTTCAAGTAGTTGCTTCAAAGGATGATGCATCGAAGGTTTAA
- a CDS encoding branched-chain amino acid aminotransferase, protein MTKTKIDVTLSATRKEKPKSDQLEFGRVFTDHMFVMDYSPAKGWHDPKIVPYEPITLSPASMVFHYGQTVFEGLKAYRTKEDKVLLFRPEKNMERLNLSNDRLCIPRIDGEFVIEALKQLVSIEKDWIPTAEGTSLYIRPFIIPTEYYLGVAPSKFYRFMIILSPVGSYYKEGIHPVKIYVENHYVRAVEGGTGKAKTGGNYASSLRAQEEAAQKGYSQVLWLDGVEKKYIEEVGSMNIFFKINGEVVTPEVNGSILEGVTRKSILELLKSWETPVSERKISMEEVYQAYKDGQLEEAFGTGTAAVISPIGEFLYDDNKIVINNGETGELSKKLYDTLTGIQKGTKQDPFNWVTEII, encoded by the coding sequence ATGACAAAAACAAAAATTGATGTAACACTTAGTGCAACACGAAAAGAAAAGCCCAAATCAGATCAGTTGGAGTTTGGCCGCGTTTTTACTGATCATATGTTTGTAATGGATTATAGCCCGGCAAAAGGATGGCATGACCCTAAAATTGTTCCGTATGAACCAATTACACTTAGCCCAGCTTCGATGGTCTTCCACTACGGGCAAACAGTATTTGAAGGGTTAAAGGCATATCGTACGAAAGAAGATAAAGTATTATTGTTCAGACCTGAGAAAAATATGGAAAGACTTAATTTATCAAATGATCGACTTTGTATTCCTCGAATTGATGGCGAGTTTGTCATTGAGGCCCTAAAACAGCTTGTTTCGATTGAAAAGGATTGGATTCCTACTGCAGAAGGAACTTCTCTTTATATTAGACCATTTATTATCCCAACAGAGTATTACTTAGGGGTAGCTCCATCGAAGTTTTACCGATTTATGATTATTCTTTCTCCTGTAGGTTCGTATTATAAAGAAGGAATTCATCCGGTAAAAATATACGTTGAGAACCATTACGTTCGTGCTGTTGAAGGTGGAACAGGGAAAGCTAAAACCGGCGGTAACTACGCTTCAAGCCTAAGAGCCCAAGAAGAGGCTGCGCAAAAGGGCTACTCACAAGTTTTATGGTTAGATGGAGTTGAGAAGAAATATATAGAAGAAGTAGGAAGTATGAATATTTTCTTTAAAATTAATGGGGAAGTTGTTACACCTGAAGTGAATGGCAGTATTTTAGAGGGAGTAACAAGAAAATCAATCCTAGAATTACTAAAATCATGGGAAACCCCTGTTTCTGAGCGAAAAATATCAATGGAAGAAGTGTATCAGGCATATAAAGATGGACAATTAGAAGAGGCTTTTGGTACTGGTACTGCAGCTGTTATTTCTCCAATTGGTGAATTCTTATATGACGATAATAAAATTGTAATTAATAACGGAGAAACTGGTGAATTATCTAAAAAACTTTATGATACATTAACTGGCATACAAAAAGGTACGAAGCAGGATCCATTTAATTGGGTTACTGAAATTATATAA
- a CDS encoding LL-diaminopimelate aminotransferase codes for MTITLSNKMSFFKPSIFSELAQYKQRKISEGAPIIDLSIGSPDLAPPSFITNSLSEEVLKADQYGYSLSGTNEFNRAVSSFYNRNYKVELDSIEEILLLMGSQDGLVHFPMVFANPGDVILVPDPGYTAYAAGIAMAGATPYFMPLKKEKNFLPDLSIIPSEVAEKAKLMILNFPGNPVPALADIEFFEKAVAFAKKFNILVLHDFAYSELYFEGKKPVSFLSIEGAKDIGVEMSSFSKNYNMAGTRIGFLAGNKDVVQAMNQLKSNLDYGVFLPIQKAAIRALEEGAHFCEESRKVYQERRDTLIEGLNELGWTITKPDAGMFIWAEVPKGFSSTEFTYELIDKAHVVVTPGHAFGPTGEGYVRIALVQDVEKLKKVITSIKNANIL; via the coding sequence ATGACAATTACATTATCAAATAAAATGAGCTTTTTTAAGCCTTCTATTTTTAGTGAGCTTGCTCAATATAAACAGAGAAAAATAAGTGAAGGTGCACCGATTATTGATTTAAGTATTGGTAGCCCGGATTTGGCTCCACCATCTTTTATTACCAATTCTTTATCTGAAGAAGTGTTGAAAGCAGATCAATATGGCTATTCTTTATCTGGAACTAATGAGTTTAATAGAGCAGTTTCTTCTTTTTATAATAGAAACTATAAAGTGGAGTTGGATTCAATTGAAGAGATACTATTATTAATGGGATCTCAGGACGGACTTGTTCATTTTCCGATGGTTTTTGCAAATCCAGGAGATGTGATTTTAGTACCGGATCCAGGTTATACTGCATACGCTGCTGGAATTGCGATGGCAGGGGCAACTCCTTATTTTATGCCGTTGAAAAAGGAAAAGAATTTTTTACCAGATTTATCAATTATTCCTTCTGAGGTGGCTGAAAAAGCGAAATTGATGATCTTGAATTTTCCTGGTAATCCGGTTCCCGCATTAGCTGATATAGAATTTTTTGAAAAAGCTGTTGCATTTGCTAAAAAATTCAATATACTAGTTCTACATGATTTTGCTTACTCTGAGCTTTATTTTGAAGGAAAGAAGCCAGTAAGTTTTCTTTCGATCGAAGGAGCAAAAGACATTGGAGTTGAAATGTCTTCATTCTCTAAAAACTATAATATGGCAGGTACTCGAATTGGCTTTCTCGCCGGTAATAAAGATGTGGTACAAGCTATGAATCAATTAAAAAGCAATTTGGATTATGGTGTGTTTTTACCTATTCAAAAGGCTGCAATCCGTGCTCTGGAAGAGGGTGCTCACTTTTGTGAAGAAAGTAGAAAGGTGTACCAAGAACGCCGTGATACTTTGATTGAAGGTTTAAATGAGTTAGGTTGGACCATAACAAAGCCTGATGCAGGTATGTTTATTTGGGCTGAAGTTCCTAAGGGGTTCAGTTCGACGGAGTTTACTTATGAACTAATTGACAAAGCACATGTTGTTGTAACACCTGGACATGCATTTGGACCAACTGGTGAAGGTTATGTAAGGATTGCTCTTGTTCAGGATGTAGAAAAGTTAAAAAAGGTTATTACCTCAATAAAGAATGCGAATATTTTGTAG
- a CDS encoding MerR family transcriptional regulator, producing MGTVCELTGLSERRIRYYEERKLIFPDRTSTGFRKYSFSDIEKLMDIAEKVEEGVQTDEIRRDYKKKETDADLKKKMIRGQLNSHFQRSGFK from the coding sequence ATGGGTACTGTGTGTGAATTGACCGGGTTATCAGAAAGAAGAATCCGTTATTATGAGGAAAGAAAATTAATTTTTCCAGATCGTACATCAACTGGATTTCGTAAATATTCTTTTTCTGATATTGAGAAATTAATGGACATTGCTGAAAAAGTGGAGGAAGGCGTTCAAACCGATGAAATCCGTAGAGACTACAAAAAGAAAGAAACTGATGCCGATCTAAAGAAAAAAATGATTCGCGGTCAATTAAACTCACATTTTCAAAGAAGTGGCTTTAAGTAA
- a CDS encoding MFS transporter has protein sequence MDQQFNTNGIALHKEKIWTRDFVLICLSNFFIFLGFQMTLPTIPLFVKELGGNDQLIGVVVGIFTFSALLVRSYAGHTLESKGRKFVYLTGLIIFIISAGSFGFLPTIAFLFFMRVIQGIGWGFSTTASGTIASDIIPPKRRGEGMGYYGLSGNIALAFGPSLGLSLAGMITFKQLFLICAFLGIVALILSSRIQYKQVEKSQQTTKKDKWDFYEKSALQPAMLLFFITVTFGGIASFLPLYAEQKGILGIQWYFLVFAIALMASRTFAGKIYDRKGHQAVFIPGAIFIMIAMILLSWLPSTTILLTAAVLYGIGFGSVQPALQAWSIEKAPKNRRGMANATFFSSFDLGVGIGALLFGQIGHVYGYHTIYQTSAISVSVSIILYIVLLVKKTKS, from the coding sequence TTGGATCAACAATTTAATACAAACGGAATTGCATTACATAAAGAAAAGATTTGGACACGGGATTTTGTATTGATTTGTTTATCAAACTTTTTCATCTTTCTCGGGTTTCAGATGACTTTACCAACTATTCCTCTTTTTGTTAAGGAGCTTGGCGGAAATGATCAGTTAATAGGAGTTGTTGTTGGAATTTTTACATTTTCTGCATTACTTGTAAGATCATATGCTGGTCACACTTTGGAATCAAAAGGAAGAAAGTTTGTTTATTTAACCGGTTTAATTATTTTTATCATTTCTGCAGGCTCGTTCGGATTTCTGCCTACTATTGCTTTTTTATTTTTTATGAGAGTTATTCAAGGTATTGGCTGGGGTTTTTCAACTACAGCATCTGGCACAATTGCTAGTGATATTATCCCTCCTAAGCGACGTGGAGAAGGTATGGGTTATTATGGTTTATCAGGTAATATCGCTTTGGCTTTTGGTCCTTCTCTAGGCCTCAGTTTGGCAGGAATGATAACATTTAAACAATTATTTCTTATTTGTGCTTTCTTAGGGATTGTAGCATTAATTCTGTCTTCACGAATACAGTATAAACAGGTGGAAAAGTCACAGCAAACAACAAAGAAAGATAAATGGGATTTTTATGAAAAAAGTGCACTTCAGCCAGCTATGCTTTTGTTTTTTATTACTGTAACATTTGGAGGAATTGCATCTTTCTTACCTTTATATGCTGAACAAAAGGGGATATTAGGGATTCAATGGTATTTCCTTGTATTTGCTATTGCACTAATGGCATCAAGAACGTTCGCAGGAAAAATATATGATCGTAAAGGTCATCAGGCTGTTTTTATTCCTGGAGCTATATTCATTATGATCGCAATGATCTTGTTGTCATGGCTCCCAAGCACAACCATTTTATTAACAGCTGCAGTATTGTATGGAATTGGATTTGGTTCTGTTCAACCGGCACTTCAAGCATGGTCAATTGAAAAAGCACCTAAAAATAGGAGAGGGATGGCAAATGCAACTTTTTTTTCATCCTTTGATCTTGGTGTTGGAATTGGTGCACTCTTGTTTGGGCAAATTGGTCATGTTTATGGTTATCATACAATTTACCAAACATCAGCTATTTCAGTTAGTGTCTCAATTATTTTATATATTGTACTTCTTGTCAAAAAGACAAAAAGCTAG
- a CDS encoding deoxyribonuclease IV, giving the protein MKFGSHVSIRNGYFAAAKYMDSIGGKAFQYFPKNPRSLTVKEFNRQDANLCHEFCVENNLVSIAHTPYPTSLTPSIDKKDLTIDSLLNDLEIADCCGSIGVVVHFGSQISKTDPLASYQLMIEMLNLILRKWNGQTLILLENNAGKSGALGTTLEELVQVRNLTDYPEKIGFCLDTCHAYASGLWSGKNQEELWGKASELGYINSLKAVHLNNSKYELGSGKDRHANIFKNGYIEKECFKNLFQLPNLSDIPFVLETPSDEGITHQEEISMLYQFIQT; this is encoded by the coding sequence ATGAAATTTGGCAGCCATGTTAGTATTCGGAATGGGTATTTTGCTGCAGCTAAATATATGGATAGCATTGGTGGCAAAGCATTTCAATATTTCCCTAAAAATCCAAGAAGTTTAACTGTGAAGGAATTTAATCGGCAAGACGCAAACCTCTGTCATGAATTTTGTGTTGAAAACAATCTTGTCTCAATTGCTCACACCCCTTATCCAACAAGCTTAACACCTTCAATAGATAAAAAAGACCTAACAATTGATTCTCTTCTTAATGACTTAGAAATTGCTGATTGTTGTGGCTCAATTGGAGTCGTTGTTCATTTTGGAAGTCAAATTAGTAAAACTGACCCACTCGCCAGTTATCAATTAATGATTGAGATGCTTAATCTTATTCTAAGGAAGTGGAACGGACAAACTCTTATTTTACTCGAGAATAACGCAGGGAAATCAGGAGCACTAGGCACAACATTAGAGGAACTTGTCCAGGTTCGGAATTTAACCGATTATCCTGAAAAAATTGGATTTTGTTTAGATACCTGTCATGCTTATGCAAGTGGACTTTGGTCCGGAAAGAATCAAGAAGAATTGTGGGGCAAAGCATCAGAATTGGGCTATATAAATTCCCTAAAAGCAGTCCATCTAAATAATTCTAAGTATGAACTTGGCTCCGGTAAAGATCGCCATGCGAATATATTTAAAAATGGATACATTGAAAAAGAGTGCTTTAAAAATCTATTTCAGTTACCTAATCTTTCAGATATTCCCTTTGTTCTAGAGACCCCTTCAGATGAAGGAATTACTCATCAAGAAGAAATATCAATGTTATATCAATTCATTCAGACTTAA